The Henckelia pumila isolate YLH828 chromosome 2, ASM3356847v2, whole genome shotgun sequence genome includes a window with the following:
- the LOC140882762 gene encoding uncharacterized protein isoform X1, which translates to MMGQSSVNLSRDRSFRREILGQNLLALMKNLCFALFAVGILVFTVMAVSYTPDNQLFHPFSKIRNFFTPTSNAILDSDDAVVRNAVGFLANNGSDSGGEIDSVVHDCGGEVDEPIDCGDPDLFLLLMRSAMVNLKDIHFFRFGKPVKGNNDSSCHMAWRYKSKEANATAFYKDYRSFELVRLENCTFSLVGIGDYRSGENAIKKKSERVEANPIVLPEAGEIVNDTFSEMGSKDSFSSGKYLIYSGGKDRCKSMDQYLWSFLCMLGEAQYLNRTLVMDLSICLSKMYTSSGQDEEGKDFRFYFDFEHLLDSASVVDQAEFWSDWNRLQQKDGLTLHFVENHSKVTPMKLAQVKDTLIMRKFGNAKKSSNNWFQVCEGEASSVIDRPWRMIWKSRPLMDVASAIGARMKWDYDAVHVERGAKAKNKELWPNLDKDTSPESLLATLKNKIEDGRALYISTDEPEKSFFDPLKSKYSTHFLDEHKDLWDVNSDWHAETTKLNNGKPVEFDYFMKISVDSEVLLRGKRHIETFNDLTKDCKKGINTCN; encoded by the coding sequence ATGATGGGTCAGTCGTCAGTAAATCTATCTAGGGATAGAAGTTTCAGGCGAGAGATTCTTGGACAAAATTTGTTAGCTTTGATGAAGAACCTCTGTTTCGCTTTATTTGCTGTTGGGATTTTGGTTTTCACTGTAATGGCTGTATCTTACACGCCCGATAACCAGTTGTTTCACCCTTTCTCAAAGATTAGAAATTTCTTTACACCCACTTCGAATGCCATTCTTGACTCAGACGATGCTGTTGTGAGGAATGCTGTGGGTTTCTTGGCCAACAATGGGTCAGATTCTGGGGGTGAAATCGATTCTGTTGTCCATGATTGTGGAGGAGAAGTCGATGAGCCCATCGACTGTGGCGATCCCGATTTGTTTCTCTTATTAATGAGGTCTGCAATGGTGAATCTTAAAGACATTCACTTCTTCCGGTTTGGAAAGCCAGTGAAAGGGAATAATGATAGTTCTTGTCATATGGCGTGGAGGTATAAGTCTAAGGAAGCGAATGCCACCGCATTTTACAAGGATTATCGGAGTTTTGAGCTTGTAAGATTAGAGAATTGCACGTTTAGCTTGGTGGGCATTGGGGATTATCGTTCGGGTGAGAATGCAATAAAGAAGAAGAGTGAAAGGGTGGAGGCTAATCCTATTGTGCTGCCAGAGGCTGGGGAAATTGTGAATGATACTTTTTCTGAGATGGGATCAAAGGATTCGTTTAGCAGTGGCAAGTATTTGATTTATTCAGGTGGCAAGGACAGGTGCAAGAGCATGGATCAGTATTTATGGAGTTTCCTTTGTATGCTAGGGGAGGCACAGTATTTGAATCGAACCTTAGTTATGGACCTTAGCATATGTTTGTCTAAGATGTATACGTCATCTGGTCAAGATGAGGAAGGCAAAGATTTCAGATTTTACTTTGATTTTGAGCACTTGTTGGATTCGGCATCTGTGGTCGACCAGGCTGAGTTCTGGTCAGACTGGAACAGGTTGCAACAAAAAGATGGACTGACTCTTCATTTTGTGGAGAATCATTCCAAGGTCACACCTATGAAGCTAGCTCAAGTGAAGGATACTTTAATTATGAGAAAGTTCGGAAATGCAAAAAAATCGAGTAATAATTGGTTCCAAGTTTGTGAGGGTGAGGCCTCTTCTGTCATTGATAGACCATGGCGTATGATTTGGAAGTCAAGACCCTTGATGGACGTGGCTTCGGCTATTGGAGCAAGAATGAAATGGGATTATGATGCTGTACATGTCGAGAGAGGGGCGAAAGCGAAAAACAAGGAGCTATGGCCGAATCTTGATAAAGATACTTCGCCAGAATCTCTTCTAGCAACTTTGAAAAACAAGATCGAAGATGGAAGGGCACTTTACATTTCAACAGATGAACCGGAAAAGTCGTTCTTTGATCCTTTGAAGAGTAAATATTCCACACATTTTCTTGATGAACATAAAGATCTCTGGGATGTCAATAGCGACTGGCATGCGGAGACGACTAAGCTCAACAATGGAAAACCTGTTGAATTtgattatttcatgaaaatttctgTTGATTCTGAGGTACTTTTGAGGGGAAAAAGGCATATCGAGACGTTCAATGATCTAACCAAAGACTGCAAGAAAGGTATCAATACGTGTAACTAA
- the LOC140882762 gene encoding uncharacterized protein isoform X2, which produces MRQEIQISIFIAQLQQIGQTPDDAVVRNAVGFLANNGSDSGGEIDSVVHDCGGEVDEPIDCGDPDLFLLLMRSAMVNLKDIHFFRFGKPVKGNNDSSCHMAWRYKSKEANATAFYKDYRSFELVRLENCTFSLVGIGDYRSGENAIKKKSERVEANPIVLPEAGEIVNDTFSEMGSKDSFSSGKYLIYSGGKDRCKSMDQYLWSFLCMLGEAQYLNRTLVMDLSICLSKMYTSSGQDEEGKDFRFYFDFEHLLDSASVVDQAEFWSDWNRLQQKDGLTLHFVENHSKVTPMKLAQVKDTLIMRKFGNAKKSSNNWFQVCEGEASSVIDRPWRMIWKSRPLMDVASAIGARMKWDYDAVHVERGAKAKNKELWPNLDKDTSPESLLATLKNKIEDGRALYISTDEPEKSFFDPLKSKYSTHFLDEHKDLWDVNSDWHAETTKLNNGKPVEFDYFMKISVDSEVLLRGKRHIETFNDLTKDCKKGINTCN; this is translated from the exons ATGAGGCAAGAGATACAGATATCTATATTTATAGCTCAGCTTCAGCAGATCGGTCAAACCCCAG ACGATGCTGTTGTGAGGAATGCTGTGGGTTTCTTGGCCAACAATGGGTCAGATTCTGGGGGTGAAATCGATTCTGTTGTCCATGATTGTGGAGGAGAAGTCGATGAGCCCATCGACTGTGGCGATCCCGATTTGTTTCTCTTATTAATGAGGTCTGCAATGGTGAATCTTAAAGACATTCACTTCTTCCGGTTTGGAAAGCCAGTGAAAGGGAATAATGATAGTTCTTGTCATATGGCGTGGAGGTATAAGTCTAAGGAAGCGAATGCCACCGCATTTTACAAGGATTATCGGAGTTTTGAGCTTGTAAGATTAGAGAATTGCACGTTTAGCTTGGTGGGCATTGGGGATTATCGTTCGGGTGAGAATGCAATAAAGAAGAAGAGTGAAAGGGTGGAGGCTAATCCTATTGTGCTGCCAGAGGCTGGGGAAATTGTGAATGATACTTTTTCTGAGATGGGATCAAAGGATTCGTTTAGCAGTGGCAAGTATTTGATTTATTCAGGTGGCAAGGACAGGTGCAAGAGCATGGATCAGTATTTATGGAGTTTCCTTTGTATGCTAGGGGAGGCACAGTATTTGAATCGAACCTTAGTTATGGACCTTAGCATATGTTTGTCTAAGATGTATACGTCATCTGGTCAAGATGAGGAAGGCAAAGATTTCAGATTTTACTTTGATTTTGAGCACTTGTTGGATTCGGCATCTGTGGTCGACCAGGCTGAGTTCTGGTCAGACTGGAACAGGTTGCAACAAAAAGATGGACTGACTCTTCATTTTGTGGAGAATCATTCCAAGGTCACACCTATGAAGCTAGCTCAAGTGAAGGATACTTTAATTATGAGAAAGTTCGGAAATGCAAAAAAATCGAGTAATAATTGGTTCCAAGTTTGTGAGGGTGAGGCCTCTTCTGTCATTGATAGACCATGGCGTATGATTTGGAAGTCAAGACCCTTGATGGACGTGGCTTCGGCTATTGGAGCAAGAATGAAATGGGATTATGATGCTGTACATGTCGAGAGAGGGGCGAAAGCGAAAAACAAGGAGCTATGGCCGAATCTTGATAAAGATACTTCGCCAGAATCTCTTCTAGCAACTTTGAAAAACAAGATCGAAGATGGAAGGGCACTTTACATTTCAACAGATGAACCGGAAAAGTCGTTCTTTGATCCTTTGAAGAGTAAATATTCCACACATTTTCTTGATGAACATAAAGATCTCTGGGATGTCAATAGCGACTGGCATGCGGAGACGACTAAGCTCAACAATGGAAAACCTGTTGAATTtgattatttcatgaaaatttctgTTGATTCTGAGGTACTTTTGAGGGGAAAAAGGCATATCGAGACGTTCAATGATCTAACCAAAGACTGCAAGAAAGGTATCAATACGTGTAACTAA
- the LOC140882095 gene encoding zinc finger protein CONSTANS-LIKE 9-like translates to MGYLCDFCGEQRSFVYCRSDAACLCLSCDRNVHSANALSRRHSRTLVCERCNSQPAFVRCIEENLSLCQNCDWMEHVGSNTSHVHKIQAVNCYSGCPSATELSEIWWFLLDSANEKNTGYMSITDDKPKDFICPQQKDNVQDASLEAEEGDLRTEDLGKSVTQMDSLSPLLDPKIHDMVQAPGVSQSALPKVFLPETKGPDAFQDNSFYDDFNVDEVDINIENYEELFGVALNNPEQLFDDEGLFGTKAMSYTAEESSVGGVNVTLPACSNAASIDSVISCKTEPNVCFAGEISATDYQDCGASSSQIMGESPWCPLVPESSLPSSSRTDAVMRYKEKKKTRKFEKKVRYASRKARADVRRREKGRFVKAGDAYDYDPLIPSRSY, encoded by the exons ATGGGTTATCTTTGTGATTTCTGTGGGGAACAAAGATCATTTGTATATTGTCGGTCTGATGCGGCTTGTTTATGTTTATCATGTGACCGAAATGTTCATTCTGCAAATGCTCTCTCGAGACGTCACTCTAGGACACTTGTGTGCGAAAGATGCAATTCTCAGCCGGCTTTTGTAAGATGTATTGAGGAAAATCTCTCTCTTTGTCAAAATTGTGATTGGATGGAGCATGTTGGCTCCAATACTAGTCATGTACATAAGATACAAGCAGTTAATTGTTATTCTGGCTGCCCTTCTGCTACAGAACTTTCAGAAATTTGGTGGTTTCTGTTAGATTCAGCCAATGAGAAGAATACAGGTTATATGAGCATTACTGATGACAAGCCAAAGGATTTCATATGTCCCCAGCAAAAGGACAATGTTCAAGATGCATCCCTTGAGGCAGAAGAGGGTGATCTACGTACTGAGGATCTTGGTAAATCAGTAACTCAAATGGATTCACTATCACCTTTACTTGACCCCAAGATACATGATATGGTCCAGGCACCTGGAGTTTCTCAGTCTGCGTTGCCAAAG GTTTTCTTACCTGAAACAAAGGGACCTGATGCATTTCAGGACAATAGTTTCTACGATGATTTTAATGTGGACGAGGTCGACATAAATATTGAGAACTATGAAGAACTTTTTGGTGTAGCTCTTAATAATCCAGAACAGCTTTTTGATGATGAGGGACTTTTTGGGACAAAGGCCATGTCTTACACTGCTGAG GAATCATCTGTTGGAGGGGTAAATGTTACACTACCAGCGTGTAGCAATGCAGCATCTATCGATTCAGTGATAAGCTGTAAGACTGAACCCAATGTATGTTTTGCCGGAGAGATCAGTGCAACAGATTATCAAGATTGTGGAGCTTCCTCATCGCAAATCATGGGTGAATCACCATGGTGCCCTCTGGTTCCAGAAAGTTCATTGCCTTCTTCAAGCAGGACTGATGCTGTCATGCGTTacaaggagaagaagaagacacGAAA ATTTGAGAAGAAAGTAAGATATGCATCTCGCAAAGCAAGAGCTGATGTGAGAAGAAGAGAAAAGGGACGTTTTGTCAAGGCTGGTGATGCTTATGATTATGATCCATTGATACCAAGCCGAAGCTACTGA